In the Brassica napus cultivar Da-Ae chromosome A7, Da-Ae, whole genome shotgun sequence genome, one interval contains:
- the LOC106353651 gene encoding aminoaldehyde dehydrogenase ALDH10A8, chloroplastic translates to MAIPMPTRQLFIDGEWREPILKNRIPIVNPATQDVIGDIPAATKEDVEVAVNAARRAFSRNKGKDWAKAPGALRAKYLRAIAAKVTERKSHLATLESLDSGKPLDETVWDMEDVAGCFEFYADLAEGLDAKQKAPVSLPMETFKSYVLKQPIGVVGLITPWNYPLLMAVWKVAPSLAAGCTAVLKPSELASVTCLELADICREVGLPPGVLNVLTGYGSEAGAPLASHPSVDKIAFTGSFATGSKVMTAAAQLVKPVSMELGGKSPLIVFDDVDLDKAAEWALFGCFWTNGQICSATSRLLVHENIASEFIEKLVKWSKNIKVSDPLEEGCRLGPVVSEGQYEKILKFISTAKSEGATILHGGSRPEHLKKGFFIEPTIITDVTTSMQIWREEVFGPVLCVKTFSSEDEAIELANDSHYGLGAAVISNDAERCDRVSQDFEAGIVWINCSQPCFTQAPWGGVKRSGFGRELGEWGLDNYLSVKQVTLYTSNDPWGWYKPPC, encoded by the exons ATGGCGATTCCGATGCCAACTCGCCAGCTGTTCATCGACGGCGAATGGAGAGAGCCAATCTTGAAGAATCGCATCCCAATCGTCAATCCAGCAACCCAAGATGTCATTG GTGATATCCCCGCGGCTACAAAGGAGGATGTGGAGGTTGCAGTCAACGCTGCTCGAAGGGCTTTCTCGAGGAACAAAGGTAAAGATTGGGCCAAAGCACCAGGAGCTCTTCGTGCTAAGTATCTACGCGCTATTGCCGCTAAg GTGACTGAGAGGAAGTCGCATCTGGCTACGCTTGAGTCGCTTGATAGTGGTAAACCATTGGATGAGACTGTCTGGGACATG GAGGATGTTGCTGGGTGTTTTGAGTTTTATGCTGACCTTGCTGAAGGTTTAGATGCTAAGCAGAAAGCGCCTGTTTCGCTTCCCATGGAGACTTTTAAGAGTTATGTTCTCAAGCAACCTATTGGAGTTGTGGGACTCATCACTCCTTG GAATTACCCCCTTCTGATGGCTGTTTGGAAGGTGGCTCCTTCACTTGCTGCAGGATGTACTGCGGTTCTCAAGCCATCAGAGCTTGCATCAGT CACTTGTTTGGAGCTTGCTGATATCTGTCGTGAAGTTGGTCTTCCTCCTGGTGTCCTCAACGTTCTTACAGGATATGGTTCGGAAGCTGGTGCTCCATTGGCATCGCATCCCAGTGTGGACAAG ATTGCTTTTACCGGAAGTTTTGCCACGGGAAGTAAGGTCATGACAGCTGCTGCTCAGTTGGTGAAG CCTGTTTCGATGGAGCTGGGTGGGAAGAGCCCTCTCATTGTGTTCGATGATGTTGATCTTGACAAAG CTGCTGAATGGGCTCTCTTCGGTTGCTTCTGGACAAATGGTCAGATCTGCAGTGCAACTTCCCGCCTTCTTGTTCAT GAAAACATCGCATCTGAATTCATAGAAAAACTTGTAAAATGGAGCAAGAACATTAAAGTTTCTGACCCCTTGGAAGAAGGATGCAGGCTTGGTCCTGTTGTCAGCGAAGGGCAG TACgagaaaattttgaagtttatcTCAACGGCTAAAAGTGAAGGGGCAACGATTTTACATGGGGGTTCCCGACCTGAG CATCTGAAAAAGGGCTTCTTCATCGAACCAACCATCATAACTGATGTAACCACTTCAATGCAAATTTGGAGAGAAGAAGTTTTTGGGCCTGTTCTTTGCGTGAAAACATTCTCCAGTGAGGATGAGGCAATTGAGCTAGCAAATGATTCCCA TTACGGATTAGGAGCTGCAGTAATATCTAATGATGCAGAAAGGTGTGACCGCGTAAGCCAG GACTTTGAAGCTGGGATTGTGTGGATTAACTGCTCACAGCCTTGCTTTACTCAAGCTCCATGGGGTGGAGTCAAACGCAGTGGGTTTGGACGCGAATTAGGAGAATG